The genomic region ACCATGCTCGCTTTTACCGATGTACTACTTTGTTATAAACTTTATTTGTTGTGCTGATCCTCTTTAGATTGTTTGCTGTCTTCAGGCAATTTAAAAATAATCTCACCGTCATTACTTAAATAGTATTCATCTCGTGCAATTTTCTCTATATATTCATCATTATTTAGGTTATTCAACTGTTCTTTAAGTTGAATCTCTTGATCTTGTAGTTTCTGATACTGTTCTTCTTTAGCCGAACGCTCAGAAGATGCTTCATGATTACTTTTAATCTGTACCAATAATAAAATTAAAAGCGTAACAATAATAGCTAAAAGCATACCTCCAAAAACAGAAATTCGTTTTTTAACAACTTTTTTTCGGAGCTCATGCCGCTTCTTCTTTTCATTCTTTTTAGATGTATACTGATTGCCGATATTTTGAATCTTGTCACTCATGCAGCATCACCTTTCCTTTAAAGTAACGTATAGTGTTACAAACGTGCTTCTTTGACGAGTTCGTACATCCCTTTTGCATTTTCTTTCGTTGCATGTTCATTTAATGCAGTGACTTGAATTGTAACTATTTTTTGACCAAATTGAATCACCAGCTCATCACCCACTTTCACATCTGTTCCTGCTTTAGCCGTATGCCCATTAACCGCTACACGTCCCTGATCGCTAAGCTCTTTTGCTAATGTGCGTCGTTTGATTAATCTAGAAACTTTTAAATATTTATCTAATCTCATGATGTCCCTCCTTGTGCTAAATATACCTTCAACGTCTCTTCTGTAAAATCTTCATGCTGATTTTTGACTTCATCATACAATTTTAAGAAATGTGTCGCAAATACTTTTTCAAATTTTACGCGCTCTTTTTTGCCTTCAAGTGATTTTTCTTTTTGCCATATTGCTTTAACATCATCAACGGATTGTGCTTCTTCGTTTTTGAAAATGTGAGGGTGTCGTCGAATCATTTTTTCAGATAGACTATGTACGACTTCTCTAGTGTCCATATAACCTTCTTTTTGACCGATATTTGTATGCAGTAACACTTGCAATAATATGTCCCCCAACTCTTCAACCATATGCCAATCATCTTCATGGTCAATGGCTTCAAACAGCTCAAACGTTTCTTCTAATAGATAACGTTTTAACGTCTCATGCGTTTGGACTTTATCCCATGGGCACCCTTTTTCATCATCAACGAGTCGATTGATGACTTGATCTGCAAAATCAAAATCATTATAGAGCAACGTATCATCTGTTATTTTCGGAATAAACACACTCGTCAAATTTGTAAAGCAATCGTCGTGATCCAGCTCAAACAACGGGCATGTTGTAACGTTTGCACCAGATTGACGCGCACCATCTACAATCATCACTTCATAATCGTCTGGATATCTTGACATCAACGTTAACTTTAAATCACCAGCGACCATTTGACTATAGACCTGTGTAATAATTGTTCCAGTTCTTGGATTTAATGCTGCTTCTGATAGCGCCGTTGCATCTAACATTGTAAAACCATCATTAGGGTCGATATTGACCGCTGTAAATATGTCATCTATAAAACTACGGCCACCTAAAATTTGAACGTCCACATCTACTTCGCGCGCACGGGCTAACAAATATGCAGTTGTTGTTTCGGCAACTCGTGGATGCCCTGGTACAGCATATACGACAGACTCTGATTTTGCGATATTAAGTAATGTCTCCGTAATCGCTTCATACACAGGTTCAAAAGAATCGAACCGTTCATATACCTCATCAAAACTTTGAATCTCTACACCTGTCAATTGCGCCACAACCGGGTGGTGTTTTGTTCTGACGTATATACGTTTTTGTTCTTGAATACAGCGATATATTTTCAATGGTAATTCATCTAACCCATAATTACCTAGACCTATAATTGTCAATTGAGGCGTCATTATTTTCTTCCTTTCTTCATCCGATAGACTTTGTCTCCAAATGGTAAATGCATCCATTCTTCTTCGCTTAAGATATCCAACATAATCGTGACTGCTATGACACCAACTACGCCAAGCAATGCACCTATCAACAGTTCAAACAAGCCCCCGAGTCGCGTATGTGACTGCATCAGATACAAACCAAATTGAACTAGTAATGTCATCACTATTAATGCGATTATTAGTTTTAAATAAAACAAGGACAATGCATCTAAACGATACTGTTTGAGTACTTTAAGATGTAATACAATCACAAAAATGAGCAATGATCCCACTGTAGCAAGACTTGCCCCAAATATCTCAAATATCGGGATTAAACTTATATTTAAGAGGATTTTACTCACTATCCCTAAGAACAGTGCGCTAAAAATAGTCTTAAATTGATGCTGCACTTCCAATAAAGCAATATACATCATAATGAGCGACACACCAATTACCGTTAACATATAAAGAGATAACGTATATGTCAATGCATCACTTTTAAAAAAGACACGATTCAAAAGTGGCAATAAATTAATCAATCCTATACTACTTGCACTACTCATCATCATTGTCATTTTTAATGATGCATTCGCGTAACTGTTCATTTTAGTCGTATTCCCTTGCTTTTGAGTGTCGGTTAGAAGCGGAATAAGCACAAAACAAAAGGTAGTCGTAACAATGAGGCCCATTTGAATAAAAGACGCTCCTCTATCATAAATACCCTTTTGCTCTATTGCATGACGAAATGCGACTTGCGCACCATGTCGCAATGCATTGACCACTGTAAAGCTATCAACGACTTGCCATAAAATAACAATTAAATGGCTAATAGCAAAGATAATCACCGCACTAAAAAATTGTCTCCACGGCAATGATGCACGCGCTTTCGACTTAGGCATCGGGTATTTCCACCATAAAAAGAGTGTTGCAACTATAAATCCTATTGTGGAAGCCATGATAGCCCACATCCCTGCTTCATAGATTGATCCACCCAAGTTGTCGAACAAAATAATCACTATACCAATCCCGCTTACCCTCACAATTTGTTCGATGACTTGAGAATAGGCAGGAATTGACATTTGAAAACGTGATTGAAAGTGCCCGCGTAAAACCCCGAGAATACCCACAACAACAAAGCAAACACTTGCTGAACGTAACATAGGTGTCAGCATAACATCCCCCATACTATAAGCTATGAAGCGTGCGCTTAAAAATAATAAAATACTTATCCCTAAACCTATCAACGTTAACACACGATTTAATCGTTTAAATGTAAATGCTGTCACATTAGTATGACTGACAAGTTGGCTGTACGCACTAGGAATAGCATTACTCGATAATACGACCCCTAGTGCAACGATAGGGTAAATTTGCTGATATGCATAAAGCCCTTCATCACCTAATATATTCTGATAAGGAACGCGGTAGAGTGCACTTAAAATTTTAACAATCAGTAGCGCAAAAGTGAGTACGACAACGCCATTAAAAGCTGTTTTAGAGGTCATGGGGCAGTCGCATACTTTCTTCTAAAATTTTTGCTAAAAATTTTAAGTTATCTAACCATACTTTCCCTTTTGTTAGGCTTACTTTCATGCATTTGTTTTCCACGCCCACTTTCATACTGCGACCGAACGCTTCGGAATTTTTAAAGAGTGCTTCTCCGTCTATATTCTCAGTCCCTTGTGGTGTTAGTAAAATGTCTATTGCTTTTCCATTATCTTTGACGTGTTGTACACCGACATGCAGTAAATGTATCTTAATTTCTACAGAGTCTAATAACCGTGCCACTTCAGTTGGATAGTCATTGAAACGATCCATCAATTCATCTTTAATGTCTCGCAACTGATTCATTGACTCTGCAGCGCGTAGTTTTTTATAGATTTCAATTTTAGCTTGCTCATTGCGAATGTATTCAGCAGGGAGATATGCATCTAAGCGTAAATTCATTTCTATATCTGGTGCTTGCGTTTCTTCTTTGATTCCTCGTTTTTCATTCACTGCTTCTTCTAACATTTGTGCATATAAATCAAAGCCGACTGAGTCAATAAAGCCATGCTGTTGTTTACCAAGCAAATTACCCGCACCACGGATATTGAGGTCTCGCATTGCAATTTTGAATCCACTACCTAATTCAGTAAATTCTTTAATCGCTTGTAACCTTTCTTCAGCCACTTCATTGAGTACTTTATTCATCGGATGAAGGAAATACGCATAACCTATACGACTTGAGCGCCCTACACGGCCACGCAATTGATAAAGCTGACTCAAACCAAATCGATCTGCTTCTTCAATAATCAATGTGTTCGCATTAGGAACATCAACACCCGTCTCAATAATAGTTGTCGTTACAAGAATATCATATTCTCCATTGATAAAATCTAGCATCGCCTCTTCTAAGTCTCTTTCGCTTAGTTGACCATGCGCAACGCCAATCGAAGCATCCGGCATCAACATTTGAAGTTGTGCCCGTTTCTCATAAATCGATTGCACGCGATTATACAGATAAAAAACTTGTCCATTTCTTGAAAGTTCACGCTCTAGCGCTTCTTTGATAAAATTGCTATTTTGTTCTAAGACATAGGTTTGCACTGGAAAGCGATTTTCAGGTGGGGTTTCAATCACTGATAAATCCCGAACGCCCAACATACTCATATGCAATGTACGCGGTATCGGTGTCGCCGTTAAGGTCAGCACATCTACATTCGCCTTCAAAGATTTAATACGCTCTTTATGACGCACTCCAAATCGTTGCTCCTCATCGACGACTAACAATCCTAAATCTTTATATTCAATCGTTTTTGCGAGTAATTTATGTGTCCCCACGACAATATCAACTTTCCCTGATTTGAGCCCTTCTTTCGTTTCTTTGACTTCTTTAGCAGTACGAAAACGACTCATGAGTTGGATATCTACAGGAAAGTCTCGCATGCGCTCTATTAAAGTTTCATAGTGCTGTTGCGCTAGAATAGTCGTTGGGACCAAAAAGGCTACTTGTTTTCCTGACATAACCGCTTTGAATGCAGCACGGACAGCCACTTCTGTCTTCCCGTATCCAACATCTCCACATAAAAGGCGATCCATGGGTTTGGCACTTTCCATATCTTCTTTAATTTCTTTAATCGATTTCGCTTGATCTTCAGTCAGTTCATATGGAAAATCCATTTCAAATACATGCTGTTCTTCGGTATCTGGTGCAAATGAATAGCCCACCGATGTTTCACGTTCTTTATACAGTGAAATCAGCTCATCAGCAATGTCTTCAACACTACTTTGAACTTTGGCTTTCGTCTTTTTCCATTCGCTTCCGCCCAGTTTATAAAGTTTGGGTGTTTTATCTTCAGAACCAACGTATTTTTGGACTTGTTCCATCTGATCAACCGGTACATAAAGTTGATCTGTCCCTTTGTATTGAATTTTCATATAGTCACGATGAACATCGCCAACCTCTAACGTCTCTACACCTAAATAGCGTCCTACGCCATGATGAACATGAACAACATAATCGCCTACATTTAACTCTTGGTATGACTTAATCTTTTCAGCATTGCTAATCGTTTTACGTCGCTTTTTCGACGCCTTTTTCTGTTTAGATTGAAAGAGTTCTCGTTCAGTGACTACGACTAAGGACATATATGGTAACTCAAAACCTTCAGATAGACTTCCTTCTACAATTGCAGCGTGCCCTGATTCAAAGCTACGAATATCCGGATCTAAAAGTGTGGGAATATGCATTTCACTTAACATTGACTGAATACGTTCTTTTTTAGTCTGTGTCTCCGCAATAACCACAACTTTGTAACCTTGTCTCATATAACGTTGAAACTCAGACGTCATCATATCATATTGACCGTAAAACTGTTGGACAGGCTTACATGAGAACTTCATCATATCACTCAATTGAATCGTCATTGATGCTGTAAATAACGTAAAAAATGTGATTTTATAATTGTGTAATAACATATTCAAGGCGTCATCATTCATAAAACGCTGACCTATAAACCCTTTTCCACTTTCAATTAAGCTTTGTAAAAAAGCTTCTGTTTCAGCAGTTAATGATGCTTCTGTTTCTTTTACACGATTAAATTCATCAACTAAAACCACTGCATTATCCTTAACATAATCCATAATTGTTTCCGGTTGTTCATACATAAATGCAATGAATCGACGCAAAACTTGTGGATCAAAACGCTCATCCAAAACATTATTAAAACTATCATAGGTGTCTTTGATATCTTGGCGTACCGATTTATCGATTTTCGGCCTTGTTGTTTCATAAGCTTCTTTCAAACGCTGAATTAAATGATGCCGTACATCTTCTGTAATAATGTAGTCGTGCGCAGTCGTAATCTCTACTTTTTGAAGGTTTTCGAAAGAACGTTGTGTTTCAACATCAAATTGACGAATAGAGTCAACTTCTGTGTCGAACAATTCGATACGTACTGGTTCTCCAAGCAATGGATAAATATCAATAATACCTCCACGCACAGAAAACTCTCCAATATTTGAAACAACACTCTCTCGTCGATAACCCATATTAATCAGTTGTTTCAAGTATGTTTCTAATTCAATATCATGACCTACCTCAAAAGTCATTTGGTGCTCTTGCCACAACGCTTTTGGGGTAAGCAATTTTTTCAAGCCATTTAACGGAACGATAAATAACCCGCGTTTTTCCTTCGCGAGTGCCGTCAAAGTCCGAACACGCTCACTCATAAATTCCGGGCTTTGTGTTGAAAACTCTTCAGTCATAATATCTTGTACAGGATACTTGTAAAGTTCATCATCTGGAACGAACTGTAATAAATCTGATTCTAACTTGTCCGCTTGATACAAATTATTTGTGACAAGTATCACTTGTCTATGATCGGCTTGATACATTTCAGCTATGATAGAAGCTTTAGCTGAAGGTGTAAGCCCTGTCACAAGCATGTTTTCACTACCATTTTTCTCTAATACTTCATTAAATCTACTATCTCTATTTATAATTTCATTAATTATTGTTTTCACTTAACCTCACCATTATATTGATTCATTACATTTTCAAACTTTTCTTGATTAATAAATGCTTCAACAGCATCAGCGACATGTGTAATAACAGGACGCATCACTTCCATCTCCGCTTTAGAAAATCTTTGTAATACGTAATCAGGTACTGACATCCCATTTGTAGGTCGATCGATACCAATGCGAATACGCTTAAAATCAGTAGTTCCTAATGCTTTAATAAGCGATTTCATCCCATTATGCCCACCAGCGCTGCCTTTTTGACGCAACCGTACCTGACCTTGTGCTAAATCCAAATCATCATACAATACTAATAAATCTTCAACTTTAATGTTATAATATGCCATCAAAGGGCCCACCGCTTCACCCGATAAGTTCATTAATGTCATAGGTTCTATGAGCATCACCT from Staphylococcus felis harbors:
- a CDS encoding polysaccharide biosynthesis protein is translated as MTSKTAFNGVVVLTFALLIVKILSALYRVPYQNILGDEGLYAYQQIYPIVALGVVLSSNAIPSAYSQLVSHTNVTAFTFKRLNRVLTLIGLGISILLFLSARFIAYSMGDVMLTPMLRSASVCFVVVGILGVLRGHFQSRFQMSIPAYSQVIEQIVRVSGIGIVIILFDNLGGSIYEAGMWAIMASTIGFIVATLFLWWKYPMPKSKARASLPWRQFFSAVIIFAISHLIVILWQVVDSFTVVNALRHGAQVAFRHAIEQKGIYDRGASFIQMGLIVTTTFCFVLIPLLTDTQKQGNTTKMNSYANASLKMTMMMSSASSIGLINLLPLLNRVFFKSDALTYTLSLYMLTVIGVSLIMMYIALLEVQHQFKTIFSALFLGIVSKILLNISLIPIFEIFGASLATVGSLLIFVIVLHLKVLKQYRLDALSLFYLKLIIALIVMTLLVQFGLYLMQSHTRLGGLFELLIGALLGVVGVIAVTIMLDILSEEEWMHLPFGDKVYRMKKGRK
- the mfd gene encoding transcription-repair coupling factor; amino-acid sequence: MNEIINRDSRFNEVLEKNGSENMLVTGLTPSAKASIIAEMYQADHRQVILVTNNLYQADKLESDLLQFVPDDELYKYPVQDIMTEEFSTQSPEFMSERVRTLTALAKEKRGLFIVPLNGLKKLLTPKALWQEHQMTFEVGHDIELETYLKQLINMGYRRESVVSNIGEFSVRGGIIDIYPLLGEPVRIELFDTEVDSIRQFDVETQRSFENLQKVEITTAHDYIITEDVRHHLIQRLKEAYETTRPKIDKSVRQDIKDTYDSFNNVLDERFDPQVLRRFIAFMYEQPETIMDYVKDNAVVLVDEFNRVKETEASLTAETEAFLQSLIESGKGFIGQRFMNDDALNMLLHNYKITFFTLFTASMTIQLSDMMKFSCKPVQQFYGQYDMMTSEFQRYMRQGYKVVVIAETQTKKERIQSMLSEMHIPTLLDPDIRSFESGHAAIVEGSLSEGFELPYMSLVVVTERELFQSKQKKASKKRRKTISNAEKIKSYQELNVGDYVVHVHHGVGRYLGVETLEVGDVHRDYMKIQYKGTDQLYVPVDQMEQVQKYVGSEDKTPKLYKLGGSEWKKTKAKVQSSVEDIADELISLYKERETSVGYSFAPDTEEQHVFEMDFPYELTEDQAKSIKEIKEDMESAKPMDRLLCGDVGYGKTEVAVRAAFKAVMSGKQVAFLVPTTILAQQHYETLIERMRDFPVDIQLMSRFRTAKEVKETKEGLKSGKVDIVVGTHKLLAKTIEYKDLGLLVVDEEQRFGVRHKERIKSLKANVDVLTLTATPIPRTLHMSMLGVRDLSVIETPPENRFPVQTYVLEQNSNFIKEALERELSRNGQVFYLYNRVQSIYEKRAQLQMLMPDASIGVAHGQLSERDLEEAMLDFINGEYDILVTTTIIETGVDVPNANTLIIEEADRFGLSQLYQLRGRVGRSSRIGYAYFLHPMNKVLNEVAEERLQAIKEFTELGSGFKIAMRDLNIRGAGNLLGKQQHGFIDSVGFDLYAQMLEEAVNEKRGIKEETQAPDIEMNLRLDAYLPAEYIRNEQAKIEIYKKLRAAESMNQLRDIKDELMDRFNDYPTEVARLLDSVEIKIHLLHVGVQHVKDNGKAIDILLTPQGTENIDGEALFKNSEAFGRSMKVGVENKCMKVSLTKGKVWLDNLKFLAKILEESMRLPHDL
- a CDS encoding MazG nucleotide pyrophosphohydrolase domain-containing protein yields the protein MTPQLTIIGLGNYGLDELPLKIYRCIQEQKRIYVRTKHHPVVAQLTGVEIQSFDEVYERFDSFEPVYEAITETLLNIAKSESVVYAVPGHPRVAETTTAYLLARAREVDVDVQILGGRSFIDDIFTAVNIDPNDGFTMLDATALSEAALNPRTGTIITQVYSQMVAGDLKLTLMSRYPDDYEVMIVDGARQSGANVTTCPLFELDHDDCFTNLTSVFIPKITDDTLLYNDFDFADQVINRLVDDEKGCPWDKVQTHETLKRYLLEETFELFEAIDHEDDWHMVEELGDILLQVLLHTNIGQKEGYMDTREVVHSLSEKMIRRHPHIFKNEEAQSVDDVKAIWQKEKSLEGKKERVKFEKVFATHFLKLYDEVKNQHEDFTEETLKVYLAQGGTS
- a CDS encoding RNA-binding S4 domain-containing protein codes for the protein MRLDKYLKVSRLIKRRTLAKELSDQGRVAVNGHTAKAGTDVKVGDELVIQFGQKIVTIQVTALNEHATKENAKGMYELVKEARL
- the pth gene encoding aminoacyl-tRNA hydrolase; this encodes MKCIVGLGNIGKKYELTRHNIGFEVIDALLSRHQLKLDKQKYRGAYTVERIHGEKVMLIEPMTLMNLSGEAVGPLMAYYNIKVEDLLVLYDDLDLAQGQVRLRQKGSAGGHNGMKSLIKALGTTDFKRIRIGIDRPTNGMSVPDYVLQRFSKAEMEVMRPVITHVADAVEAFINQEKFENVMNQYNGEVK
- a CDS encoding FtsB family cell division protein, with amino-acid sequence MSDKIQNIGNQYTSKKNEKKKRHELRKKVVKKRISVFGGMLLAIIVTLLILLLVQIKSNHEASSERSAKEEQYQKLQDQEIQLKEQLNNLNNDEYIEKIARDEYYLSNDGEIIFKLPEDSKQSKEDQHNK